One bacterium genomic window carries:
- a CDS encoding response regulator transcription factor produces MSLRGNPVRVLIADDNPVVRRILQKLVEREAGFEVAAAVGDGDECLDALESVETDVISLDLEMPRMSGRSVLMKLVERNSHPGVVVVTGLPIWDQPSLRDELRSLGASEILYKDFSPSGNDFGIFSKEYFRALRSACPAH; encoded by the coding sequence ATGAGTCTACGGGGGAATCCGGTCCGTGTGCTGATCGCCGACGACAATCCGGTCGTCCGGCGTATCCTGCAAAAACTCGTCGAGCGGGAAGCCGGCTTTGAAGTCGCCGCCGCCGTCGGAGATGGCGACGAGTGTCTGGACGCGCTCGAGTCCGTGGAAACCGATGTCATCTCATTGGATCTCGAAATGCCGCGCATGAGCGGCCGCTCCGTTCTGATGAAGCTCGTCGAACGCAACAGCCATCCCGGAGTCGTCGTCGTCACCGGATTGCCGATCTGGGACCAGCCTTCATTGCGGGACGAACTCCGCTCCCTGGGAGCGAGTGAAATTCTCTATAAGGACTTCTCGCCCAGCGGAAACGACTTCGGCATTTTCAGCAAAGAGTACTTCCGGGCCCTCAGGTCGGCTTGCCCGGCGCACTAA
- a CDS encoding HDOD domain-containing protein gives MQHSSHSFVSVPTDDTLIIGDSTRSKAVFARLRDAHDLPTLPTIALEVSRLANDPLAGMSEIVRIIRNDPSMTGKILRVANSAFYGMPRRVESLNMALVVLGMREVSSLVTSISVLGAFPKQVSAGGFQREIFWEHSAGTGEIARVLASRLQLRLHGIEFTAGLLHNIGKIVLHQYYSTELANAFNMSVQEKIPSIVAEQRILGTDHAEVGAWLCEKWSLPSSIVESIRYHHQPHLAPEHSTLTAIVHLASSLARGILDRDIRDMVNAHLAQDPAWEVLAKDNPNILTLDIPSFVAEIEENIDRAREFIRLATTE, from the coding sequence ATGCAGCACTCGTCCCATAGCTTTGTTTCCGTGCCCACCGATGACACCCTGATCATCGGCGACAGCACGCGCAGCAAGGCCGTCTTCGCGCGGCTCCGCGATGCCCATGACCTGCCTACCTTGCCGACCATCGCACTCGAAGTCTCGCGTCTAGCCAATGACCCGCTCGCCGGAATGTCCGAAATCGTGCGCATAATCCGCAACGATCCCTCGATGACCGGTAAAATCCTGCGCGTCGCCAACAGCGCTTTCTATGGCATGCCTCGCCGCGTCGAGTCGCTCAATATGGCGCTTGTCGTGCTTGGCATGCGCGAAGTATCGAGCCTCGTAACGTCCATCTCCGTGCTTGGCGCCTTCCCGAAACAGGTGTCCGCTGGGGGATTCCAGCGCGAAATCTTCTGGGAGCACAGCGCCGGAACCGGTGAAATTGCCCGCGTCCTTGCCAGTCGCCTGCAACTGCGGCTGCACGGCATCGAATTTACAGCCGGACTCCTGCACAACATCGGCAAGATCGTGCTGCACCAATACTACAGCACGGAACTGGCCAATGCCTTTAACATGTCCGTCCAGGAAAAAATCCCGTCCATCGTTGCCGAACAGAGAATCCTCGGTACCGATCATGCCGAAGTCGGGGCCTGGCTCTGTGAAAAATGGTCGCTGCCCTCCTCAATCGTCGAGAGCATCCGTTATCACCACCAGCCGCATCTCGCGCCTGAGCACAGCACCCTGACCGCCATTGTGCATCTGGCTTCCAGTCTCGCGCGTGGGATTCTGGATCGCGATATTCGTGACATGGTCAATGCGCACCTTGCACAAGACCCCGCGTGGGAAGTGCTTGCCAAAGACAATCCGAATATCCTGACCCTCGATATTCCGTCCTTTGTCGCCGAAATCGAAGAAAACATCGACCGCGCCCGCGAGTTCATTCGCTTGGCCACAACCGAATAA
- a CDS encoding helix-turn-helix transcriptional regulator, translating into MEAERIRQIRQRMQLTQEDFAHLIGVTFSTVNRWENGKSTPNRIAARLLLGLEKKLKQQ; encoded by the coding sequence ATGGAAGCTGAACGCATCCGCCAAATCCGGCAACGGATGCAGCTCACGCAGGAAGACTTCGCGCACCTCATCGGTGTCACCTTCTCCACCGTCAACCGGTGGGAAAACGGCAAATCCACACCCAACAGGATTGCCGCTCGTCTACTTCTCGGTCTTGAGAAGAAACTCAAACAACAGTAG
- the tatC gene encoding twin-arginine translocase subunit TatC: MSAPALTFWDHIDELRKRLLRSFLFIALGAIAGFLSADRARDFLIEPFKQSVPGTLSLLGPSEGFIIEVKIALLVGILLASPFVAWQLYGFIGPGLRKKEKLWLWPIMIISTTLFWGGVIFAWIILPAALEFLGSFAEVGLQNFWSLNSYISLVLFLLLAFGVIFQLPLLMGVLIATGLVPSSFFRKHRRIAIVLIFIIAALATPTTDALTMMLMVAPMIVLYELAILVGILLEARRAKRTES, translated from the coding sequence TTGTCCGCACCCGCACTCACTTTCTGGGACCACATTGACGAACTGCGCAAACGCCTGTTGCGCAGCTTTCTGTTCATTGCTCTCGGCGCCATCGCGGGATTCCTGTCCGCCGATCGCGCGCGCGATTTCCTGATTGAACCATTCAAACAGTCCGTTCCCGGCACGTTGTCGCTGCTCGGCCCGTCCGAAGGTTTCATTATTGAAGTCAAAATCGCGCTCTTGGTCGGCATTCTGCTCGCGTCACCTTTCGTGGCCTGGCAGCTCTACGGATTCATCGGCCCGGGGCTGCGCAAAAAAGAAAAGCTCTGGCTCTGGCCCATCATGATCATCTCGACCACCCTGTTCTGGGGCGGTGTCATCTTCGCATGGATCATCCTACCCGCCGCGCTTGAGTTCCTGGGTTCGTTCGCCGAAGTCGGGCTGCAAAATTTCTGGTCACTCAACAGCTACATCAGCCTCGTGCTGTTTCTGCTGCTGGCATTCGGCGTGATCTTCCAACTGCCGTTGCTCATGGGCGTGTTGATTGCCACCGGACTGGTACCGTCAAGCTTCTTTCGCAAGCATCGCCGCATCGCCATCGTCCTGATTTTCATCATCGCCGCGCTGGCCACGCCCACTACCGACGCCCTGACGATGATGCTGATGGTGGCGCCCATGATCGTACTCTATGAATTGGCCATCTTGGTGGGTATTTTGTTGGAGGCCCGTCGCGCCAAACGCACCGAGTCGTAG
- a CDS encoding queuosine precursor transporter, producing the protein MRYFDLIAGLFVAVLLISNIAATKLVGFGPFPFDGGTFLFPLSYIFGDILTEVYGFARARRVIWLGFAANLLAALTFWLVSVMPPASIWPNQEAFDAILGFVPRIVLASMIAYLFGEFTNSVILAKLKVKTNGRKLWARTISSTLVGQAVDTALFVVIAFVGIVPSQELWLMLAFNYVYKCGIEICLTPVTYAAVGYLKRHEHVDIYDTNTRFNPFKLTEAAPAK; encoded by the coding sequence CTGCGCTACTTCGACCTCATCGCCGGACTCTTTGTCGCGGTCCTGCTGATCTCGAATATCGCCGCGACCAAGCTCGTCGGCTTCGGGCCCTTCCCGTTTGACGGCGGGACATTTCTCTTTCCCCTAAGCTATATCTTCGGCGATATCCTCACCGAAGTCTACGGCTTTGCGCGTGCGCGACGAGTTATCTGGCTGGGCTTCGCGGCAAATCTCCTGGCCGCATTGACCTTCTGGCTCGTCAGTGTTATGCCGCCCGCCAGTATCTGGCCCAATCAAGAAGCGTTTGACGCCATCTTAGGCTTCGTCCCGCGCATCGTGCTGGCCTCCATGATCGCCTATCTCTTCGGTGAGTTCACCAACTCGGTGATTCTGGCCAAACTCAAGGTCAAAACCAACGGCCGCAAACTGTGGGCGAGGACCATCAGCTCCACATTGGTCGGTCAAGCGGTGGACACCGCGCTGTTTGTCGTCATCGCCTTTGTCGGTATCGTACCCTCACAGGAACTGTGGCTCATGCTGGCTTTCAACTACGTCTACAAATGCGGCATCGAGATCTGCTTGACCCCGGTCACTTATGCCGCGGTCGGCTACCTGAAGCGCCACGAACACGTGGACATCTACGACACCAACACGCGCTTCAATCCCTTCAAGCTCACCGAAGCCGCCCCCGCAAAGTAA